Proteins encoded within one genomic window of Mauremys mutica isolate MM-2020 ecotype Southern chromosome 11, ASM2049712v1, whole genome shotgun sequence:
- the MIEF2 gene encoding mitochondrial dynamics protein MID49 yields MADLVHKRGKRRDDNGLGGAVDFLLANARLVLGVGGAAVLAIATLVVKRLIDRATSSPDEDDTKAEQKSIKESWQDLSLIKAVPKPPKKQSRADLSESLLSPSATLPAQAAEPCGRPTSPETPQVESRTLLCLTFQEKLLSYYRNHVTIPETEVALGKQLAKDICIELQSFLQNKCPELPFGSMFLSGSLCDDLQVVAADHVCFMLPLVLENTLWSLIPGEDTIVKDPQFWMIRRTDMGYFPRGSSPWDKFIVGGYLSSNVINEALHKMLVASVNWPAIGSMLECLIRPVMASEELKLEVTHYETQLNITLCPVTEAGGKVLLAKPPKGLVENLWRQSFYRSEVSKLKDLDAADSGARRCCLKILKGICKNHPFLSKLTGSHLTHVLLHLSETESDWAEEALPARFQHMLEALVGYLETGFLPCYFNSQINLFCELLEEEIDEMGYALYSAVSQPDLLLQEHVDK; encoded by the exons ATGGCTGACCTGGTTCATAAAAGGGGGAAGAGGCGGGACGACAATGGGCTGGGCGGTGCTGTTGACTTCctattggccaatgccaggctggtgcttggggtgggaggtgctgcTGTGCTGGCCATCGCAACTCTGGTGGTGAAACGG CTGATAGACCGAGCCACCAGCTCGCCTGACGAGGACGACACTAAGGCAGAGCAGAAGTCCATCAAGGAGAGCTGGCAAGATCTGAGCTTGATCAAGGCAGTGCCGAAGCCTCCAAAGAAGCAGAGCCGGGCAGACCTCAGCGAGTCTCTGCTGTCCCCATCTGCGACCCTTCCTGCCCAAG CCGCCGAGCCGTGTGGCCGTCCCACCTCCCCAGAGACTCCCCAAGTAGAATCCAGGACTCTGCTTTGTCTCACGTTCCAGGAGAAACTCCTCTCTTACTACAGAAACCACGTCACCATCCCGGAGACGGAGGTGGCCCTTGGTAAGCAGCTGGCAAAGGACATCTGCATTGaactgcagagcttcctgcaaaACAAGTGCCCAGAACTGCCCTTCGGCAGCATGTTCCTCAGTGGTTCCCTCTGCGATGACCTCCAGGTTGTTGCTGCCGACCACGTCTGCTTCATGCTGCCCTTGGTACTTGAAAACACGCTCTGGAGCCTCATCCCAGGAGAGGACACCATCGTAAAAGACCCCCAGTTCTGGATGATCAGGCGGACTGACATGGGGTACTTCCCTCGCGGGAGCAGCCCTTGGGACAAGTTCATAGTGGGCGGGTACCTCTCCTCCAATGTGATCAATGAGGCGCTCCATAAAATGCTGGTGGCCTCCGTCAACTGGCCTGCCATAGGCAGCATGTTGGAGTGCCTCATCAGACCCGTGATGGCTTCTGAGGAGCTGAAGTTGGAGGTTACGCATTACGAGACCCAGCTGAACATAACCCTCTGCCCAGTGACGGAAGCTGGGGGTAAGGTTCTTCTTGCCAAGCCTCCAAAAGGACTAGTGGAAAACCTCTGGCGACAAAGCTTTTATAGGTCCGAGGTCTCCAAGCTTAAAGATCTggatgctgcagactctggagccAGGCGGTGCTGCCTCAAAATTCTAAAAGGCATCTGTAAAAATCATCCCTTCTTGAGCAAACTGACTGGCAGCCACCTGACTCATGTCCTCCTCCACCTGAGTGAAACTGAATCAGACTGGGCAGAGGAAGCCCTGCCTGCGAGGTTCCAGCACATGCTTGAAGCGTTGGTTGGCTACCTGGAGACAGGCTTCCTCCCCTGCTATTTCAACAGTCAAATTAATCTCTTCTGTGAGCTGCTGGAAGAGGAGATAGATGAGATGGGGTACGCACTCTACAGTGCTGTATCTCAGCCAGACCTCTTGTTGCAGGAACATGTGGATAAATGA